The Gadus chalcogrammus isolate NIFS_2021 chromosome 10, NIFS_Gcha_1.0, whole genome shotgun sequence genome contains a region encoding:
- the aldob gene encoding fructose-bisphosphate aldolase B translates to MTHQFPALSPEQKKELSDIAQRMVAPGKGILAADESTGTMGNRLKKINVENSEENRRYFRDLLFSVDTLASSIGGVICFHETLYQKADNGKLFPQVIKDKGIVVGIKVDKGTAGLNGTDGETTTQGLDGLSERCAQYKKDGCDFAKWRSVLKISDGCPSALAIAENANVLARYASICQQNGLVPIVEPEILPDGDHDLKRCQYVTEKVLAAVYKALSDHHVYLEGTLLKPNMVTAGHSCTQKFTPEEVGMATVTALRRTVPSAVPGVCFLSGGQSEEEASLNLNAVNQVPLHRPWKLTFSFGRALQASALAAWQGKTANKAASQQAFSTRAKINGLAAKGEYKPTGSSDQSATQSLYTASYVY, encoded by the exons ATGACTCATCAGTTCCCGGCCCTGTCTCCGGAGCAGAAGAAGGAGCTCTCTGACATTGCTCAGAGGATGGTGGCCCCTGGAAAGGGAATTCTGGCTGCAGATGAATCCACAG GCACCATGGGAAATCGCCTGAAGAAGATCAACGTAGAGAACAGTGAGGAGAACCGTCGCTACTTCCGCGACCTGCTCTTCTCCGTCGACACCCTCGCCAGCAGCATCGGGGGCGTCATCTGCTTCCATGAGACCCTGTACCAGAAGGCTGACAACGGCAAGCTCTTCCCCCAAGTCATCAAGGACAAGGGAATTGTTGTAGGCATTAAG GTAGATAAAGGCACCGCTGGCCTGAACGGAACCGACGGTGAAACCACCACACAAG GTCTGGACGGCCTTTCAGAACGATGTGCCCAGTACAAGAAGGACGGCTGTGACTTTGCCAAGTGGAGGTCCGTGCTCAAGATCTCCGACGGCTGCCCCTCCGCTCTGGCCATCGCAGAAAATGCCAACGTGCTGGCAAGATATGCCAGCATCTGCCAACAG AACGGTCTGGTGCCCATCGTGGAGCCAGAGATCCTTCCAGACGGAGACCACGACCTGAAGCGCTGCCAGTATGTCACAGAGAAG GTGTTGGCGGCTGTTTACAAGGCCCTGTCCGACCACCACGTCTACCTGGAGGGCACCCTGCTGAAGCCCAACATGGTCACCGCTGGACACTCCTGCACCCAGAAGTTCACCCCTGAGGAGGTCGGCATGGCAACAGTGACCGCTCTGAGGAGAACCGTCCCGTCCGCGGTACCCG GCGTCTGCTTCCTGTCTGGAGGCCAGAGCGAGGAGGAAGCTTCCCTCAACCTGAACGCCGTCAACCAGGTGCCCCTCCACCGCCCCTGGAAGCTGACCTTCTCCTTCGGTCGCGCACTCCAGGCCTCCGCACTCGCAGCCTGGCAGGGCAAGACCGCCAACAAGGCCGCTTCCCAGCAAGCCTTCAGCACAAGGGCCAAG ATCAATGGCCTGGCCGCTAAGGGAGAATATAAGCCGACCGGCTCGTCCGACCAGTCCGCCACGCAGTCTCTGTACACAGCAAGCTACGTTTATTAA